The following coding sequences are from one Elusimicrobium minutum Pei191 window:
- a CDS encoding YbaK/EbsC family protein: protein MIPAKVKDFLDKHCLLAIEHEEGSTATSVMAAEKLGVEVGQIAKSLLLKNKEGQFFLILCAGDKKISSSKVKEITKSKAEFTKPQETIDVTGFAIGGVCPFGLDNVPLYIDKSLSVYDAVYPAAGTASSSVKTSFKQLLGILNAKECDVTA, encoded by the coding sequence ATGATACCAGCTAAAGTTAAGGATTTTTTAGACAAACACTGCCTTTTAGCCATTGAACATGAGGAAGGCTCCACGGCAACATCCGTTATGGCGGCAGAAAAATTGGGCGTTGAAGTGGGCCAAATAGCCAAAAGCCTTCTTTTAAAAAATAAAGAAGGTCAATTTTTTTTAATTTTGTGCGCAGGGGATAAAAAAATATCTTCTTCCAAGGTAAAGGAAATAACAAAATCTAAAGCGGAGTTTACCAAACCGCAAGAAACTATTGACGTAACAGGCTTTGCTATAGGGGGGGTATGTCCTTTCGGCCTGGATAATGTACCTTTATATATAGACAAAAGCCTTAGCGTTTATGATGCGGTATACCCTGCGGCAGGCACAGCGTCTTCCTCGGTAAAAACAAGTTTTAAGCAACTGCTCGGCATACTTAACGCCAAGGAATGCGATGTTACCGCATAA
- a CDS encoding LemA family protein: MTPLLIAAFIIFPTLGFCAYSYYKMQKLEKALNTAWNTLDIHLRARNDVIKKMASIASYGMQDNKSFLSLANNLKEEIDFSADPVKRTLEEKVLAENFSSFLRQLYLIKKIEENEDFQSCKTQLEKVERKIKYASGGYHHAVRDMNTVTGAFPVNIVAKMLDFNKKEYFDFTFTKI, from the coding sequence ATGACACCTTTATTAATTGCCGCATTCATAATTTTTCCTACTTTAGGTTTTTGCGCTTATTCTTATTATAAAATGCAAAAACTTGAAAAAGCTTTAAACACCGCCTGGAATACTTTAGATATACACCTGCGCGCGCGAAACGATGTTATAAAAAAAATGGCTTCCATAGCGTCGTATGGTATGCAGGATAACAAATCCTTTTTATCTTTAGCAAACAATCTGAAAGAAGAAATTGATTTTTCTGCTGACCCTGTAAAAAGAACTTTAGAAGAGAAGGTTCTTGCCGAAAATTTTTCTTCTTTTTTAAGACAGCTTTATTTAATAAAAAAAATTGAAGAAAATGAGGATTTCCAATCCTGTAAAACACAACTTGAAAAAGTGGAAAGAAAAATTAAATACGCTTCGGGCGGTTATCATCACGCCGTAAGGGATATGAACACCGTAACGGGTGCGTTTCCCGTTAATATAGTGGCTAAAATGCTTGATTTTAACAAGAAAGAATATTTTGATTTTACTTTTACAAAAATATAA
- a CDS encoding outer membrane beta-barrel protein encodes MKKIIAVLFVGMLISTSAFANEFGFGFKLGATQKKTNIDKFKDSIQPYMRSTDLTENNFVYGLEGFYEYSLNNDASIGVKLGFEGISKDELEGVSLSNLKYDVEITSSVLPLTVYYKYNLNEKFNVWGGAGVSMVFAKLKDGMESYKENKVFPHINAGVEWRISQMMGLGFDARYSFSSKIDKWDGTTFYATASEKVMLDLDGINAGLTLRFYF; translated from the coding sequence ATGAAAAAAATAATAGCTGTGCTGTTTGTCGGAATGTTAATTTCAACATCCGCTTTCGCAAACGAGTTTGGTTTTGGATTTAAGCTTGGCGCTACCCAGAAAAAAACTAACATTGATAAATTTAAAGATTCTATTCAACCGTATATGAGAAGTACTGATTTAACGGAAAATAATTTTGTTTACGGTTTAGAAGGTTTTTATGAATATTCTTTAAATAATGACGCTTCAATCGGTGTAAAATTAGGTTTTGAAGGAATAAGCAAAGATGAACTTGAGGGCGTTTCTCTCTCCAATCTTAAGTATGATGTAGAAATAACATCATCTGTTCTTCCTTTAACAGTTTATTATAAATATAATTTAAATGAGAAGTTTAACGTTTGGGGCGGCGCCGGTGTTTCTATGGTGTTTGCTAAATTAAAAGACGGCATGGAGTCCTATAAAGAAAACAAAGTTTTCCCTCATATTAACGCCGGAGTTGAGTGGAGAATTTCACAAATGATGGGCTTAGGTTTTGACGCCAGATATTCTTTTTCTTCAAAAATAGACAAATGGGACGGAACCACATTCTACGCGACCGCTTCCGAAAAGGTTATGCTTGATTTAGACGGTATTAACGCAGGTTTAACATTAAGATTCTATTTTTAA
- a CDS encoding FKBP-type peptidyl-prolyl cis-trans isomerase encodes MIKQGSKVKFDYTLKVDGEVRDTSEGRAPLEYVHGAGHIIKGLEKELEGMKAGESKVVTVAAAEGYGEVNPEAKKTVPAEAITNAKEIKVGDVVGAQSGGHSFQAVVTKVSDKEIELDFNHPLAGKELLFDVKIVEVN; translated from the coding sequence ATGATAAAACAAGGCTCAAAAGTGAAGTTTGATTATACTTTAAAGGTTGACGGCGAAGTAAGGGATACTTCCGAAGGGAGAGCGCCTTTGGAATACGTTCACGGCGCGGGACATATAATTAAAGGGCTTGAAAAAGAACTTGAAGGCATGAAAGCGGGCGAATCAAAAGTAGTCACCGTTGCCGCCGCTGAAGGTTACGGCGAAGTAAACCCTGAAGCTAAAAAAACCGTTCCAGCAGAGGCTATTACGAACGCTAAAGAAATTAAAGTGGGCGATGTTGTCGGCGCGCAATCGGGCGGGCACAGCTTTCAAGCGGTGGTTACAAAAGTTTCCGATAAAGAAATTGAGCTTGATTTTAACCATCCTTTAGCGGGTAAAGAATTGCTTTTTGATGTTAAAATAGTTGAAGTAAACTAG
- a CDS encoding HAD family hydrolase, with protein MNIKDIKLVIFDMDGLLLETEKLYMDLFCKTMDELGYKADKELYLPCVGVGSANGRAYLKSKLGQDFPAERHEGLMFKRAYDYVIEKGVDHRPGVSELLDLLDSLNINKGIASSNDKEFVLHALKNSNLINRFSVINTAQDVKKTKPSPDLFLKTAKDFGVPASQTLVLEDSENGVLAANAAQMRVFMIPDIKMPSPEIEKKATAVFNSLHDVVDVFKRNF; from the coding sequence ATGAACATAAAAGATATAAAACTTGTAATTTTTGATATGGACGGACTTTTGCTTGAAACTGAAAAGCTTTATATGGATTTATTTTGCAAAACCATGGACGAGCTGGGGTATAAAGCCGATAAAGAACTTTATTTGCCCTGTGTAGGCGTGGGCAGCGCAAATGGAAGGGCTTATTTAAAAAGCAAACTTGGGCAGGATTTCCCGGCGGAAAGGCATGAGGGTCTTATGTTTAAAAGAGCCTACGACTACGTAATTGAAAAAGGGGTAGATCACAGGCCGGGAGTCAGCGAACTTTTAGACTTGCTTGACAGCCTTAACATAAATAAAGGCATTGCCTCCTCAAATGACAAAGAATTTGTTTTGCACGCTTTAAAAAACAGTAATTTAATTAATAGATTTTCTGTTATAAACACCGCTCAAGACGTTAAAAAAACAAAACCTTCGCCGGATTTGTTTCTTAAAACGGCAAAAGATTTTGGCGTGCCTGCCTCACAAACCCTTGTTTTGGAAGACTCCGAAAACGGGGTTTTGGCCGCAAACGCAGCCCAAATGCGGGTGTTTATGATACCGGATATAAAAATGCCTTCACCTGAAATAGAAAAAAAAGCGACCGCTGTTTTTAACTCACTCCACGATGTGGTTGATGTATTTAAAAGGAACTTTTAA
- a CDS encoding DUF2207 family protein gives MKKIYALLILLSALPGLNAAVLTDYKADITLADSPAVLVKEKLVFDIGEDETPDTFFKDFNTIHNSALWVKKDKDFKILSVEKDGQPVAYTEQNTPNSKRIFIDSSDLKKGSHEYTVYYKTSLIKFYSDSDELYIDTTGSFNKYNPSNISVTVNLPKGVIPVYLKTLYGVDGKLAEFNGGREYSEGKLNFNFENKDNKDASVIISLGLPKGTVSAPAVSEFHDFMADNKKIVLPLLIIFTLLIYYIIVWIVLRNRKPQEDKTVSTPPSDLSVAAVRYLYKKNPGQIKDRYKMLTSSILNMAVNGILKIVLSGKNIYLEKTGKENKSISEDEKALLSVLFEGGAKKFTPADKTSKEIQSIISAHKKNAKEHVKSKYIRSDKALDITGYVLGLLGFIFLLFSSGGGILYLGSMFIFIIITVITFRRFFPPFTDAGIEKISEIEGFRKFLSGSDNNGQAKLDNDVFAKYLPYAVALGVEHKWVSKYAAYVESVYSETQFNWCEIDFGSELFEEHHTSKSGQLAFIAGSGLVEEFSKTKNISYTEDL, from the coding sequence ATGAAAAAAATATACGCTTTGCTTATATTATTGTCAGCTTTACCCGGGCTCAACGCCGCCGTTTTAACTGATTATAAGGCAGATATTACGCTAGCCGATTCCCCGGCTGTACTTGTTAAAGAAAAACTGGTTTTCGATATAGGCGAAGATGAAACACCCGATACTTTTTTTAAGGATTTTAACACAATACATAATTCCGCCCTGTGGGTAAAAAAAGATAAGGATTTTAAAATTTTATCCGTTGAAAAAGACGGCCAACCCGTAGCCTATACAGAGCAAAACACCCCAAACAGTAAAAGGATTTTTATTGACTCTTCAGACCTTAAAAAAGGCAGCCATGAATATACCGTATATTACAAAACCTCTTTAATAAAATTTTATAGCGATTCCGACGAGCTTTATATAGATACAACCGGTTCTTTTAATAAATACAATCCTTCAAATATTTCCGTTACCGTTAATCTACCCAAGGGCGTGATTCCCGTTTATTTAAAAACACTATACGGTGTTGACGGTAAATTAGCCGAATTTAACGGCGGCAGGGAGTATTCCGAAGGTAAGCTGAATTTCAATTTTGAAAATAAAGACAATAAAGACGCCTCCGTTATTATTTCTTTAGGTTTACCCAAAGGAACGGTTTCCGCACCCGCCGTCAGTGAGTTCCATGATTTTATGGCGGATAATAAAAAAATTGTTTTGCCCCTTTTAATAATTTTTACGCTGCTTATTTACTATATTATTGTATGGATAGTTTTAAGAAACAGGAAACCGCAGGAAGATAAAACAGTTTCAACGCCGCCTTCTGATTTAAGCGTTGCGGCCGTACGCTACTTATATAAAAAAAACCCCGGCCAGATTAAAGACAGATATAAAATGCTTACGTCTTCTATTTTAAACATGGCTGTTAACGGCATTTTAAAAATTGTGTTAAGCGGTAAAAACATATATTTGGAAAAAACAGGTAAAGAAAATAAGAGTATTTCTGAAGATGAAAAAGCTTTACTTTCCGTTTTATTTGAAGGAGGCGCCAAAAAATTTACACCCGCTGATAAAACATCCAAAGAAATACAATCTATAATAAGCGCCCACAAAAAAAACGCCAAAGAGCATGTTAAATCCAAATATATAAGAAGCGATAAAGCGCTTGATATAACCGGCTATGTTTTGGGTTTGTTAGGTTTTATTTTCTTATTATTTAGTTCTGGGGGCGGTATTTTGTATTTAGGCAGTATGTTTATTTTTATAATAATTACCGTTATTACTTTTAGAAGGTTTTTCCCCCCGTTTACGGACGCCGGGATTGAAAAAATATCTGAAATAGAAGGTTTTAGGAAGTTTTTAAGCGGCTCTGATAATAACGGGCAAGCAAAGCTTGATAACGATGTTTTTGCCAAATATCTGCCCTACGCCGTGGCCTTAGGAGTTGAACATAAATGGGTAAGTAAATACGCCGCTTACGTGGAAAGCGTTTATTCGGAAACACAGTTTAACTGGTGCGAAATAGATTTTGGCAGCGAGCTTTTTGAAGAGCACCACACAAGCAAATCCGGGCAGCTTGCCTTTATTGCCGGCAGCGGGTTGGTTGAGGAGTTTAGCAAAACAAAAAATATATCCTACACAGAGGATTTGTAA